The following are encoded in a window of Oreochromis aureus strain Israel breed Guangdong linkage group 10, ZZ_aureus, whole genome shotgun sequence genomic DNA:
- the LOC120442153 gene encoding uncharacterized protein LOC120442153 yields MSPRLPVDLLFGIEQEDNSGSYQDYVDRWRRRMAEAYTVASKNAAKSADRGKKQYNKSVHGPSLQLGSRVLVRNVVERGGPGKIRSYWEDNIYIIKRQKGQDSPVFELEPENGKGRTRILHRNMLLPCDFLPLQADKEATVTSTKTRKRHYNKRKQTCMTQTQVGSEEEEDTDEFSDAVFTWPYPVPQCSPTLDPTAAEFMPLRDGGEPDEFPHLSGDDQGGPSQTDEEKMDNMEPEDVAIVGAGEVDSSSDVEEALETDQPSPYPKRERRRPQTLTYSKLGQPSLEERIVATKCVNIQGYWRPW; encoded by the exons AT GTCACCACGGTTACCGGTCGATCTTCTCTTTGGCATTGAGCAGGAGGACAATTCAGGCTCCTACCAGGACTATGTTGACAGATGGAGAAGGAGAATGGCCGAAGCTTACACGGTCGCCTCCAAAAATGCAGCTAAGTCGGCTGACCGAGGTAAAAAGCAGTACAACAAAAGTGTGCATGGTCCATCACTTCAACTAGGGAGTCGTGTCCTTGTTAGAAATGTTGTGGAGAGGGGTGGACCAGGTAAAATCCGCTCCTATTGGGAAGACAACATCTACATCATTAAAAGACAAAAGGGGCAGGACAGTCCTGTGTTTGAGTTAGAGCCAGAGAATGGTAAAGGCAGGACAAGGATTTTGCACAGGAATATGTTGTTGCCTTGCGATTTCCTTCCACTCCAAGCAGATAAGGAGGCAACTGTAACTAGTACTAAAACGAGGAAAAGACATTATAACAAACGGAAACAAACATGCATGACTCAGACACAAGTGgggagtgaggaggaggaggacacagATGAGTTTTCTGATGCAGTTTTCACCTGGCCTTATCCTGTGCCTCAGTGTTCACCTACATTGGACCCCACAGCAGCAGAGTTTATGCCACTAAGGGACGGGGGTGAGCCAGATGAGTTTCCTCACCTGTCAGGAGATGACCAGGGGGGCCCCAGCCAAACTGATGAGGAGAAGATGGACAATATGGAACCAGAGGATGTGGCTATTGTgggtgcaggggaggtggacagCAGCTCTGATGTCGAAGAGGCTTTGGAAACAGACCAGCCAAGTCCATACccaaagagagaaaggaggagacCACAGACTTTGACCTATAGTAAACTTGGACAACCAAGTCTTGAAGAAAGAATAGTGGCCACCAAATGTGTGAATATTCAAGGTTACTGGCGACCTTGGTAA